A region from the Hevea brasiliensis isolate MT/VB/25A 57/8 unplaced genomic scaffold, ASM3005281v1 Scaf160, whole genome shotgun sequence genome encodes:
- the LOC131176552 gene encoding uncharacterized protein LOC131176552 encodes MLSYTKFLKEIAPKKRKLEDYETVALTEECSAILQNKLPPKLKDPGSFSIPCLIGNMKIDKALYDLGTSVSLMPPSICQKLKVGVLKPAIISLQLANRFVKYPMGILENIPIKVGKFFIPVDFVILEMEEDVQIPIILGRPFLATARAIIDVKNG; translated from the coding sequence ATGCTCTCCTAcaccaaattccttaaggaaattgcgccaaagaaaagaaagctggaaGACTATGAGACTGTTGCTCTCACAGAGGAATGTAGTGCCATACTACAAAATAAACTGCCACCAAAGctgaaggatccaggaagcttctccataccttgtctcaTTGGTAAtatgaaaatagacaaggccctctatGATCTTGGGACAAGTGTAAGTCTAATGCCTCCATCAATATGTCAAAAGCTGAAAGTCGGAGTATTGAAACCCGCAATAATATCACTACAATTGGCTAATCGATTTGTTAAATATCCTATGGGCATCCTAGAAAACATCCCTATTAAGGTGGGCAAGTTCTTCATTCCAGTTGACTTTGTTATCTTGGAGATGGAAGAGGATGTCCAAATCCCTATCATCTTAggaagacctttcttggcaacTGCCAGAGCTATCATAGATGTTAAGAATGGGTGA